From one Nonomuraea polychroma genomic stretch:
- a CDS encoding RNA polymerase sigma factor, producing MIEESRDAIGRIFRQEYGRSLAMLIGLFGDIDVAEDAVQEAYALALDKWPTDGLPPNPGGWITTTARNRAIDRLRRRTRERYLLGEAALLAGDGPPQEGGDMSDDRLKLIFTCCHPALAAETQVALTLRLLGGLSTEQVARSFLVAEPAMAQRLVRAKRKIKAARIPYRTPAVHELPDRLPPVLAVIYLIYTTGHSGPEEPGLCGEAIRLARLLAALMPDEPEVSGLLALLLLIESRRAARTRPDGSLAVLGEQDRDRWDRGLIEEGHAIVRRCLARDRPGPYQLQAAINAVHADAAAAADTDWSQIVALYDHLYALTPTPVVALNRAIAIGEAHGPATALALIDRLEAELGQYYPFHAARADLLRRLNRYSEAAAAYQRAAALAPPGAERDFLHHGGRTPRP from the coding sequence ATGATCGAGGAAAGCCGGGACGCGATCGGCCGGATTTTCCGCCAGGAGTACGGCCGGTCGCTGGCCATGCTGATCGGCCTGTTCGGCGACATCGACGTCGCCGAGGACGCGGTGCAGGAGGCGTACGCGCTGGCGCTGGACAAGTGGCCGACCGACGGGCTGCCGCCCAATCCGGGCGGCTGGATCACCACCACCGCCCGCAACCGCGCCATCGACCGGTTGCGCCGCCGGACCCGCGAACGGTACCTGCTGGGCGAGGCCGCGCTCCTGGCCGGCGACGGCCCGCCCCAGGAAGGAGGGGACATGTCCGACGACCGGCTCAAACTGATCTTCACCTGCTGTCACCCCGCCCTGGCGGCCGAGACTCAGGTCGCGCTCACCCTGCGGCTGCTCGGCGGCCTGTCCACCGAGCAGGTCGCCCGCTCCTTCCTGGTGGCAGAACCGGCCATGGCGCAACGCCTGGTCCGCGCCAAACGCAAGATCAAAGCCGCCCGCATCCCGTACCGGACCCCCGCCGTTCACGAACTGCCCGACCGCCTGCCCCCGGTGCTGGCCGTCATCTATCTCATCTACACCACCGGCCATTCCGGCCCCGAAGAGCCAGGTCTGTGCGGCGAGGCGATCCGGCTGGCCCGCCTGCTGGCCGCGCTCATGCCCGACGAGCCCGAGGTGTCCGGCCTGCTGGCCTTGCTGCTGCTCATCGAGTCCCGCCGGGCCGCACGGACCCGGCCCGACGGCAGCCTGGCCGTGCTCGGTGAACAGGACCGCGACCGCTGGGACCGTGGCCTGATCGAGGAGGGGCATGCGATCGTGCGCCGCTGCCTGGCTCGCGACCGTCCCGGCCCCTACCAGCTACAAGCCGCCATCAACGCGGTCCACGCCGACGCCGCGGCCGCCGCCGACACCGACTGGAGCCAGATCGTCGCCCTCTACGACCACCTGTACGCCCTGACCCCCACCCCGGTCGTCGCGCTCAACCGCGCCATCGCGATCGGCGAGGCGCACGGCCCCGCCACCGCCCTGGCCCTCATCGACCGGCTGGAAGCGGAGCTGGGCCAGTACTACCCCTTCCACGCCGCCCGAGCCGACCTGCTACGGCGCCTGAACCGCTACAGCGAAGCAGCCGCCGCCTACCAGCGCGCCGCCGCCCTGGCACCCCCTGGCGCCGAGCGAGACTTCCTCCACCACGGCGGCCGCACACCGCGACCGTGA
- a CDS encoding SMP-30/gluconolactonase/LRE family protein, with translation MTDPLAYHGEGPVWAESWGGLKWVDMFAGDLLSLDPDTGTVHRDHLTDTLTSIRPAPDGGIVAAVDRGFAVFQERAGRFVTRSVTRLWADPSIRMNDGACDPQGRFYAGSYDTTGLGRGVLHRLDPDGTHHVVLRGIDVSNGLDWSEDGLRAFYVDSPTQRIDILDFDPIEGRFGGRRPFAHVHVRDGVPDGLAVDAKGGVWVALYGGGCVRRYHPGGTWDRDVRLPVARVTACTFGGPRLDWLYVTTSRENASAPEPSAGALFRIPVDVPGVPVRAFGMRHGGSP, from the coding sequence GTGACCGATCCGCTCGCCTACCACGGTGAGGGGCCAGTGTGGGCCGAAAGCTGGGGAGGACTCAAATGGGTCGACATGTTCGCCGGTGATCTCCTGTCGCTCGACCCCGATACCGGCACGGTTCACCGTGACCACCTCACTGACACCCTGACCTCGATCCGTCCCGCTCCCGACGGAGGCATCGTCGCGGCCGTCGACCGTGGCTTCGCCGTCTTCCAGGAACGGGCCGGCAGATTCGTGACCCGATCGGTGACGCGGCTCTGGGCGGACCCGAGCATCCGCATGAACGACGGCGCCTGCGACCCGCAAGGCCGGTTCTACGCCGGTTCCTACGACACCACCGGACTGGGGAGGGGAGTGCTCCACCGCCTTGATCCCGACGGCACTCATCACGTGGTGCTGCGTGGGATAGACGTCTCGAACGGGCTGGACTGGTCCGAAGACGGGCTTCGCGCCTTCTATGTGGACAGCCCCACACAACGCATCGACATACTCGATTTCGACCCCATTGAGGGCCGGTTCGGCGGGCGCCGTCCCTTCGCGCACGTTCATGTGCGGGATGGCGTCCCCGACGGTCTGGCCGTGGACGCGAAGGGAGGTGTATGGGTCGCGCTCTACGGTGGAGGATGCGTGCGCCGCTACCACCCTGGTGGTACGTGGGATCGTGACGTGAGGCTGCCGGTCGCACGCGTAACGGCGTGCACGTTCGGAGGGCCGCGCCTCGACTGGCTGTACGTGACGACGTCGCGGGAGAATGCTTCGGCACCTGAGCCCTCGGCCGGAGCCCTTTTCCGGATTCCGGTCGACGTGCCGGGCGTGCCCGTGCGGGCGTTCGGTATGAGGCATGGTGGGTCACCATGA
- a CDS encoding YciI family protein — protein MPHYMLSVHSVEGQAREPMTEEEMRRSHQLLSTVEEEMKESGMWVFSGRLHEADTATVVRTAGRQTVTTDGPFTESKDHLGGFYVIRADDLDAALALAAKVTAAIDTPIEVRPFAATSEE, from the coding sequence ATGCCGCACTACATGCTGTCCGTTCACAGCGTCGAGGGTCAGGCCCGCGAGCCGATGACCGAGGAGGAGATGCGGCGTTCCCACCAGCTGCTAAGCACCGTCGAGGAGGAGATGAAGGAGTCCGGGATGTGGGTCTTCTCCGGCCGCCTGCACGAGGCCGACACCGCCACCGTCGTACGCACCGCCGGCAGGCAGACGGTGACCACCGACGGCCCCTTCACCGAGTCCAAGGACCATCTCGGCGGCTTCTACGTCATCCGGGCCGACGATCTGGACGCCGCGCTTGCCCTGGCCGCCAAGGTCACTGCGGCCATCGACACGCCGATCGAGGTGCGCCCGTTCGCCGCCACGTCCGAAGAATGA
- a CDS encoding SUKH-4 family immunity protein, translated as MINREDLERAFGADGVVTMNWNEAKDAGLSDENLFLLTRLGLPRDAGPLFTTNVVGSPELFTAQPYQSSGQDSVALFLGGPRDEKGMRYFLDVRDGYVVLLTLKDDGVAKSEIVNSSLADFLEFIFHLGVWSTAPAPSNVRGQKIETQEFVMRLMERDDFAFRRPDTWWSMAVEQLRR; from the coding sequence ATGATCAATCGTGAGGATTTGGAGCGGGCCTTCGGCGCGGACGGTGTCGTCACCATGAATTGGAATGAGGCGAAGGACGCGGGCCTGTCCGACGAGAACCTGTTCCTGCTGACCAGGCTCGGCCTCCCGCGAGATGCCGGGCCACTGTTCACGACGAACGTCGTAGGCTCACCGGAGCTCTTCACGGCCCAGCCGTACCAGTCCTCCGGGCAGGACTCCGTGGCCCTGTTCCTGGGCGGCCCACGCGACGAGAAAGGGATGCGCTATTTCCTCGACGTCCGCGACGGATACGTCGTCCTTCTCACTTTGAAAGACGACGGCGTCGCCAAGTCGGAAATCGTCAACAGCTCACTTGCCGACTTCCTTGAATTCATCTTCCACTTGGGCGTCTGGTCCACCGCACCCGCGCCATCCAACGTGCGCGGCCAGAAAATCGAGACGCAGGAGTTCGTGATGAGGCTGATGGAGCGAGACGACTTCGCTTTCCGGCGCCCCGACACCTGGTGGTCGATGGCGGTAGAGCAGCTTCGCCGCTGA
- a CDS encoding WD40 repeat domain-containing protein: MDKLAALDIEGAPGVLGADRAGTVWTWNLVTGERRKCCLDLDAAGPEEQIPDLDGEIWDEYHDLQDPFADFGADPGYTVSLLATGHVNHKPVAVTGGGFRDLTAILGPEYGGGAVRVWDLETGRKIGKTLTGPSTDIYSLATVRAEGCLLAIALYEDELLAWNLTSGERMARFGVMAGRATAATLSGRPVAVTVNGDAGLQLWDLLSGQMRSAIPAAAERGVTAIAITEVNDRAVALTASQAGCLSAWDLLTGERTCPPMSGHENAVRALAAAGVFAVTGAQDGTARVWDLANGIQVGDALTVHRDEVWAAAIAEIDGRPVAVTGGLEGAVGIWELPTV, from the coding sequence ATGGACAAGCTCGCCGCCCTGGATATAGAGGGCGCTCCAGGTGTCCTCGGTGCCGACCGGGCCGGGACCGTCTGGACGTGGAACCTGGTCACCGGTGAACGGCGGAAATGCTGCCTCGATCTGGACGCCGCAGGGCCTGAGGAGCAGATTCCCGACCTCGACGGTGAGATCTGGGATGAGTATCACGACCTACAGGACCCCTTTGCGGACTTTGGTGCGGATCCGGGCTACACCGTCTCTCTCCTGGCAACAGGCCACGTGAACCACAAGCCAGTGGCGGTAACCGGCGGCGGTTTCCGCGACCTCACCGCGATCCTTGGACCTGAATACGGTGGCGGAGCTGTCAGGGTCTGGGATCTGGAGACGGGCCGGAAGATCGGAAAGACCCTGACCGGCCCTTCCACGGACATCTACTCCTTGGCGACAGTCCGGGCTGAAGGATGCCTGCTGGCCATCGCCCTGTATGAGGACGAACTGCTGGCCTGGAACCTCACTTCCGGTGAGCGAATGGCGCGTTTCGGGGTAATGGCCGGAAGGGCGACTGCCGCCACGTTGAGCGGGCGGCCGGTTGCCGTCACCGTGAACGGCGACGCGGGTCTCCAGCTTTGGGATCTGCTGTCCGGGCAGATGCGGTCGGCGATCCCGGCCGCCGCCGAACGCGGAGTCACTGCCATTGCGATCACCGAAGTGAACGACCGCGCGGTGGCCCTGACAGCCAGCCAGGCCGGCTGCCTTTCGGCGTGGGATCTCCTCACCGGCGAGCGGACTTGCCCGCCCATGTCCGGGCACGAGAATGCCGTCCGTGCTCTCGCGGCTGCGGGCGTGTTCGCGGTGACCGGTGCTCAGGACGGCACGGCCCGCGTGTGGGATCTGGCAAACGGAATCCAGGTGGGAGACGCCCTGACCGTCCACCGCGACGAGGTCTGGGCCGCGGCGATCGCGGAGATCGACGGCCGTCCGGTCGCCGTTACCGGTGGCCTTGAGGGCGCTGTCGGCATATGGGAGTTGCCGACCGTCTGA